A single genomic interval of Granulicella tundricola MP5ACTX9 harbors:
- a CDS encoding protein kinase domain-containing protein, producing MIPEIGRRFGPYEIQARLGGGGMGHVYRAWDARLQREVALKLLHSEFAMPGMHDRFLREARAASALNHPNICTIFDIGEQDGDPYLVMELLHGETLKDRIRRSTIQVDELVLIAREVAEALAAAHAKGIVHRDIKPANIFLVDMGGDKPTRKIQAKVLDFGLAKIDGPRGVRDRMSDITATGATVGTLAYMSPEQARGETLDLRSDLFSLGVVLYEMATRQIPFQGVTSALVFVQLLNHPPEPVRDWNDAIPRDLERIILKLMAKERTARFQTAGELEEALARLTDKPATNWLRKAVATVPLVRATDPIARPKRPMRRRSSDSQFEIARDPSGSSPSRSSSPSSTDAQTLRPISLRPPERPREGVSSSGSTPIPESLSSLASVTRERYHPDNDELFGPANLTPDPIAAPPSTESSPAIPDASESSRLSSASRPPTPSADRYPEEEEEVDEVALHLNGDSYRNTLEARRHTRRLRRMRLTAAAIVALTTVGGLFFHFNRGRFGSTLLTDRDLIVVTDITNKTGNKTLDGTLAQALQIDLVQSPFLRIASTDTYRAALHQLGIESVNGLNPVQARSVAEKIGAKAYLKGTIEGDGAPYTIRLSLLSSTNNDQLASVEDRAANLGEIAATVDRLSDDIRANAGEEADSIAQSHVPLAREGTADMAALHAYTLGEDAAIAGRPAEALGFYQQAVALQPGFVQAQLRLVVLYRKQRAEVAAADAARLAQASSANSSERTRAFAQYENEVATTGDLVQATNVIRHFLSERPHDPEALADLARVLRLQGRLAEALQTAQRGYAENPYNLDAYIQAETALLGLDRYDAALQLEEQVHHFGLSRVGGSISAGYLEGRPDIVQKAIADFTSKKPGQRSDWTFGLYMDNSGRMEEGLALWRTSAAAAQQIKGLESGAAYLLAQGALDRALINDCANVAILTHEAAEKPQGMVALFNSGMAAALCRLPEAAVHARDELHRRYPQSTDVNGYMLADLNAALHLEAGDPATALSDLTGARQYDLISLTPYLRGRAHIALKLTQVGIVDYQTVLSHRGITFTIGSNVYPVAEVGVARAFAETGDKNNSADAYRRFLVLWKDADANQPLLKEARAASK from the coding sequence ATGATTCCGGAGATTGGCCGGAGATTCGGGCCTTATGAGATCCAGGCGCGGCTTGGCGGCGGAGGCATGGGCCACGTCTATCGCGCCTGGGACGCACGCCTCCAGCGAGAGGTCGCACTCAAGCTGCTCCATTCAGAGTTCGCCATGCCCGGCATGCACGATCGCTTCCTCCGCGAAGCCCGCGCAGCCTCCGCTCTCAACCACCCCAACATCTGCACCATCTTCGATATCGGCGAGCAGGATGGCGACCCCTATCTTGTCATGGAACTGCTCCACGGCGAGACCCTCAAAGACCGCATCCGGCGCAGTACCATCCAGGTTGATGAGCTTGTTCTCATCGCCCGCGAGGTCGCAGAGGCGCTCGCCGCCGCGCATGCCAAAGGCATCGTCCACCGCGATATCAAACCGGCCAATATCTTCCTCGTCGATATGGGGGGAGATAAGCCAACCCGCAAAATTCAGGCCAAGGTCCTCGACTTCGGCCTCGCCAAGATTGATGGACCTCGCGGCGTCCGGGATCGCATGTCCGATATCACCGCCACTGGCGCCACCGTCGGCACCCTGGCCTATATGTCGCCTGAGCAGGCCAGGGGAGAGACACTCGACCTTCGTTCCGATCTCTTCTCCCTCGGCGTCGTGCTCTACGAGATGGCGACCCGCCAGATCCCGTTCCAAGGCGTCACCAGTGCCCTCGTCTTCGTACAGCTACTCAATCATCCGCCGGAGCCGGTTCGAGACTGGAACGACGCCATCCCCCGTGACCTCGAGCGCATCATCCTCAAGCTCATGGCCAAAGAGCGCACCGCCCGCTTCCAGACAGCAGGTGAGCTGGAAGAAGCACTCGCCCGCCTGACGGACAAGCCCGCTACCAACTGGCTCCGCAAGGCCGTCGCCACCGTCCCGCTCGTCCGTGCCACCGATCCCATCGCTCGGCCCAAGCGTCCCATGCGCCGCCGTAGTTCGGACTCACAATTTGAAATCGCACGCGATCCCTCGGGCTCAAGTCCTTCTCGCTCCTCATCCCCCTCCTCCACGGACGCCCAGACCCTTCGTCCCATCTCGCTCAGGCCTCCGGAGAGACCGCGCGAAGGTGTCTCCTCCTCAGGCTCGACTCCTATCCCAGAAAGCCTCAGCTCCCTCGCCTCCGTCACCCGGGAGCGCTACCATCCCGACAATGACGAGCTCTTCGGCCCCGCAAATCTCACCCCCGATCCCATCGCCGCCCCACCCTCCACAGAGTCTTCGCCGGCGATCCCGGACGCGTCCGAGTCATCCCGTCTTTCCTCGGCCTCGCGTCCTCCCACCCCGTCCGCAGATCGATACCCTGAAGAAGAGGAAGAGGTAGACGAGGTCGCACTGCACCTCAACGGAGACAGCTATCGCAACACTCTTGAGGCACGCCGCCATACCCGCCGTCTTCGCCGCATGCGCCTTACCGCCGCAGCCATCGTCGCGCTGACGACGGTCGGGGGACTGTTCTTCCACTTCAACCGCGGCCGCTTCGGTTCAACCCTCCTCACAGACCGCGACCTCATCGTCGTCACCGATATCACCAACAAGACTGGCAACAAGACACTCGATGGCACCCTGGCTCAGGCGCTCCAGATCGATCTCGTGCAATCGCCCTTCCTCCGGATTGCGAGCACCGATACCTATCGCGCCGCCCTCCATCAGCTCGGGATCGAATCCGTCAACGGCCTCAATCCGGTGCAGGCCCGCTCCGTCGCGGAAAAGATTGGCGCCAAGGCTTACCTGAAGGGCACGATCGAAGGCGACGGTGCACCCTATACGATCCGCCTTAGCCTCCTCAGCTCCACCAACAACGATCAGCTCGCCAGTGTGGAGGACCGCGCCGCGAATCTCGGAGAGATCGCTGCCACCGTTGACCGTCTCTCGGATGATATCCGCGCCAACGCCGGAGAAGAGGCTGACTCCATCGCCCAATCCCACGTCCCGTTGGCACGTGAGGGTACCGCCGATATGGCCGCGCTCCATGCCTACACCCTGGGCGAAGACGCCGCCATCGCCGGTCGTCCCGCTGAGGCGCTCGGCTTCTACCAGCAGGCGGTCGCGCTTCAGCCCGGCTTCGTGCAGGCGCAGCTCCGCCTCGTCGTTCTGTACCGCAAACAGCGCGCAGAGGTAGCGGCAGCGGATGCCGCGCGCCTTGCCCAGGCCTCCTCCGCCAACTCCAGCGAGCGCACCCGCGCCTTCGCCCAGTACGAGAATGAAGTCGCCACCACTGGCGATCTCGTCCAGGCCACGAACGTCATCCGGCATTTCCTCAGCGAGCGTCCCCACGATCCCGAAGCACTCGCCGACCTTGCCCGCGTCCTGCGCCTCCAGGGCCGACTCGCGGAAGCCCTTCAAACCGCCCAGCGCGGCTATGCCGAGAACCCCTACAACCTCGACGCCTACATCCAGGCGGAGACCGCGCTGCTCGGTCTGGATCGCTATGACGCCGCGCTTCAGCTCGAAGAACAAGTGCATCACTTTGGCCTCTCGCGCGTAGGAGGTTCCATCAGCGCAGGCTATCTGGAAGGCCGGCCCGATATTGTCCAGAAGGCCATCGCGGACTTCACCTCCAAGAAACCCGGCCAACGCTCCGACTGGACCTTCGGCCTCTACATGGACAACTCCGGTCGCATGGAGGAAGGTCTCGCCCTCTGGCGCACCAGCGCTGCTGCTGCCCAGCAAATCAAGGGACTGGAGTCCGGGGCCGCGTACCTCCTTGCCCAGGGTGCCCTGGATCGTGCACTCATCAATGACTGCGCCAACGTCGCCATTCTTACCCATGAAGCGGCAGAGAAGCCCCAGGGGATGGTAGCCCTCTTCAACAGCGGCATGGCCGCCGCACTCTGCCGTCTTCCGGAGGCCGCCGTCCACGCCCGCGATGAACTCCATCGCCGTTATCCGCAGAGCACAGACGTCAATGGCTACATGCTCGCGGACCTCAACGCCGCATTGCATCTTGAGGCCGGTGATCCCGCCACGGCACTGTCCGATCTCACTGGCGCACGCCAGTACGACCTCATCTCCCTCACCCCTTACCTCCGCGGCCGCGCCCACATAGCACTCAAGCTGACCCAAGTCGGCATCGTCGACTACCAGACTGTCCTCTCGCACCGCGGCATCACGTTCACCATCGGCAGCAACGTCTACCCGGTCGCCGAGGTTGGCGTAGCCCGCGCTTTCGCCGAGACCGGGGACAAGAACAACAGCGCCGACGCCTACCGCCGCTTCCTCGTCCTCTGGAAGGACGCCGACGCCAACCAACCCCTCCTCAAAGAAGCCCGCGCAGCCAGCAAGTAA
- a CDS encoding trypsin-like peptidase domain-containing protein, producing the protein MESPMNQGTPKQDFFTKVRAHRLTTTFTLLTTLTVGVMAGSVMTRDVSGKEQQKVDSSDARPIVIPNPVTLSNGFSQIVKQVGPAVVNINTESLPKQALKKPGRGLQRPMPNPHGDQDGQGGNQGDMQDFFNKFFGGQNPGGGGGDDDDAGGGERRALGSGYIVDPRGYIITNNHVVDKADKIFVKLAGDSDSADPGYAARVIGVDTETDIAVIKIDAKEPLPTVGLGNSDGAQVGDWVLAIGSPFGLSQTVSAGIVSAKNRSIDERDAQGLSKQFQRFIQTDAAINPGNSGGPLVDMGGKVIGMNTAIYTQSAGSEGVGFAMPSNIVAKVYNDLISPEHKVIRGSIGIQFQAAQSSAVNRVYGFTSGGVIVGSVTKGGGAEKAGLKPGDILVSIDGRQIKDGDDLVADISARKVGTNVQIGYLRDSKPEKHTASVTIGDRAKVYAALAGAGTEDESAPEESDAGQTKLGITVTALPAPVAQKLGIQGGVTVSNVTPGSFADEIGLAKGTLIVEINKQPVVDDASYRAVVSRLKTGDDVVFVVRDPRASRSSGNSFLGGTLR; encoded by the coding sequence ATGGAATCGCCGATGAATCAAGGAACACCGAAGCAGGATTTCTTCACCAAGGTTCGCGCTCATCGCCTGACCACGACGTTTACGCTGTTGACGACGCTGACGGTCGGCGTGATGGCCGGGTCTGTCATGACTCGGGATGTGAGCGGCAAAGAGCAGCAGAAGGTGGATAGCTCGGATGCGCGTCCGATTGTGATTCCGAACCCGGTTACGCTCTCGAACGGCTTCTCGCAGATTGTGAAGCAGGTTGGGCCGGCGGTGGTGAACATCAATACGGAATCGCTGCCGAAGCAGGCTTTGAAGAAGCCGGGGCGGGGCCTGCAGCGTCCGATGCCGAACCCGCATGGCGATCAGGATGGCCAGGGTGGCAACCAGGGCGATATGCAGGACTTCTTCAACAAGTTCTTCGGCGGCCAGAATCCGGGCGGCGGCGGTGGGGATGACGACGATGCGGGCGGCGGCGAACGTCGTGCGCTGGGTTCGGGCTATATCGTCGATCCTCGTGGGTACATCATCACGAACAATCACGTCGTCGACAAGGCCGACAAGATATTTGTGAAGCTGGCGGGCGACTCCGACAGCGCGGACCCTGGATATGCGGCGCGAGTGATCGGCGTAGATACTGAGACGGATATTGCGGTGATCAAGATCGATGCGAAGGAGCCGCTGCCTACGGTTGGGCTGGGCAACTCGGATGGCGCGCAGGTGGGCGACTGGGTCCTGGCGATTGGAAGCCCGTTTGGGCTTTCGCAGACTGTTTCGGCGGGTATCGTTTCGGCGAAGAACCGCTCGATCGACGAGCGCGATGCGCAGGGACTTTCCAAGCAGTTCCAGCGGTTTATCCAGACGGATGCGGCGATCAACCCGGGCAACTCGGGTGGTCCGCTGGTGGATATGGGCGGCAAGGTCATCGGGATGAATACGGCGATCTATACGCAGTCGGCAGGCTCTGAGGGCGTTGGATTTGCGATGCCTTCAAACATCGTGGCGAAGGTATACAACGACCTGATCAGCCCGGAGCATAAGGTCATTCGCGGCTCGATCGGCATTCAGTTCCAGGCTGCGCAGTCGTCTGCAGTGAACCGGGTTTATGGATTTACGAGCGGCGGCGTGATCGTGGGTTCTGTGACGAAGGGCGGCGGCGCAGAAAAGGCCGGGCTCAAGCCGGGCGACATTCTTGTGTCGATCGACGGACGTCAGATCAAGGACGGCGATGACCTGGTGGCGGATATTTCGGCTCGCAAGGTCGGAACCAATGTTCAGATCGGCTACCTGCGGGACAGCAAGCCTGAGAAGCATACGGCTTCTGTGACGATCGGCGACCGGGCTAAGGTCTATGCGGCGCTTGCAGGCGCGGGCACTGAAGATGAGAGCGCACCGGAGGAGTCCGATGCCGGGCAGACGAAGCTGGGCATCACCGTGACGGCACTGCCGGCGCCGGTTGCACAGAAGCTGGGCATCCAGGGCGGCGTGACGGTAAGCAATGTGACGCCGGGGTCGTTTGCGGATGAGATCGGACTGGCCAAGGGCACGTTGATCGTCGAGATCAACAAGCAGCCTGTGGTGGATGACGCGAGCTATCGCGCTGTCGTATCACGGTTGAAGACTGGGGACGATGTGGTGTTCGTAGTGCGTGATCCGCGTGCGAGCAGAAGCAGCGGCAACAGCTTCCTGGGCGGTACGCTGCGGTAG